The uncultured Treponema sp. genome includes a region encoding these proteins:
- a CDS encoding LuxR C-terminal-related transcriptional regulator, whose translation MKNKKYLLFLSVFFVCNLLPLFAKIKKSAEKEIPIHVKLFIDKTAQKKVDELDDSLFKVAKNPVNPGFYDGNLWIEIKPEISEIQHCVISLGNEYIDSAEFYEKRGGKFFYIGKVGHKISTDEIEVPDSLQAFPVFRNSGYDDDTCFRIKIKNHNGNFIYIKLVNELDFFNSRRIYFAKLYIILGISFCIFALLFIYAITVRQPMPFFMSMAALFYILLQLQLKGIGPVFLWNFLNPFSFSTRLAYYFESFILMFLILSADTVLKGNSKFIYKKLSPVEIQLIVVTFCVLLTVRADQTMLYSYAALSVTTKVFFIASIFMCFKAMQKSARIILLLWIPQILFSILTQVVRILRFKDNNVFFDFICSDEFLISFLFYLLITMPSLFFITYKIRQESHNSKVELEKIKAQNSELLVRKNLIGRLLKNILVDSAQTLSMADILSGQVFTPKNTSYIERIKINSAKISDTLAILRMCNDETEIENQPILLADFFKSCIRASKIFCSSKPNAISYSMDIQPETVILADMRIVELFFISFLNSVIEVSVPNTEVSVSLKGDDENFVFSVSNTMDSQTVEEALSRMKTENEKRNFEFLMRIAKFYRGDLSVSKNDSKFKFSVVFDFKRVENSKDSSVIINKTRFSPSKKKEPKNSEKKKEITLIKTGEEKSEDFMKKLSSREKQIAELIISGKSDKDIAEELFISPGTVASHNKKIFKKLDMHSRVELMNKLR comes from the coding sequence ATGAAAAATAAAAAATATTTGCTTTTTTTATCTGTATTTTTCGTATGCAATTTATTGCCTTTGTTTGCAAAAATAAAAAAATCAGCGGAAAAAGAAATTCCAATCCATGTAAAACTGTTCATTGATAAAACTGCGCAAAAAAAAGTTGATGAGCTTGATGACAGTTTGTTTAAGGTCGCAAAGAATCCTGTAAATCCGGGATTTTATGATGGAAACTTGTGGATTGAAATAAAGCCTGAAATTTCAGAGATTCAGCATTGCGTTATAAGCCTTGGAAATGAATATATAGATTCCGCGGAATTTTATGAAAAGCGTGGAGGAAAGTTTTTTTACATTGGAAAAGTTGGACATAAAATTTCAACAGACGAAATAGAAGTGCCGGACAGTTTGCAGGCGTTTCCTGTTTTTAGAAATTCAGGATATGACGATGACACTTGCTTTAGAATAAAAATAAAAAATCACAATGGAAATTTTATTTATATCAAGCTTGTTAACGAACTTGATTTTTTTAATTCACGGAGAATTTATTTTGCAAAACTTTACATTATTCTTGGAATAAGTTTTTGCATTTTTGCCTTGCTTTTTATATATGCGATTACTGTGCGCCAGCCGATGCCGTTTTTCATGTCAATGGCGGCGTTGTTTTACATTTTGCTTCAGCTTCAGTTAAAAGGAATTGGTCCTGTATTTTTATGGAATTTTTTAAATCCGTTTTCATTTTCAACAAGGCTTGCGTATTATTTTGAAAGTTTCATTTTGATGTTTTTAATTCTTTCCGCAGATACGGTTTTAAAAGGAAATTCAAAATTCATTTATAAAAAACTTTCTCCAGTTGAAATTCAGCTTATCGTCGTCACGTTTTGTGTTCTTTTAACGGTGAGGGCTGACCAGACAATGCTTTATTCTTACGCCGCGCTTTCTGTAACAACAAAAGTTTTTTTTATTGCTTCAATATTTATGTGTTTCAAGGCGATGCAAAAAAGCGCACGGATAATTCTTTTGCTTTGGATTCCGCAGATTTTGTTTTCGATTCTGACTCAAGTTGTGAGGATTTTAAGATTTAAAGACAACAATGTTTTTTTTGATTTTATTTGTTCCGATGAATTTTTAATTTCATTTTTGTTTTACTTGCTGATTACGATGCCTTCGCTTTTTTTTATAACTTATAAAATCCGGCAGGAATCTCACAATTCAAAAGTTGAACTTGAAAAAATCAAGGCGCAAAATTCGGAGCTTCTTGTTCGAAAAAATTTGATTGGGCGTCTTTTGAAAAATATTTTAGTTGATTCGGCGCAGACTTTGAGCATGGCTGACATTCTTTCTGGTCAGGTTTTCACTCCGAAAAATACTTCTTATATAGAAAGAATTAAAATCAATTCAGCAAAAATCAGCGACACGCTTGCGATTCTTAGAATGTGCAATGATGAAACTGAAATTGAAAATCAGCCGATTCTTCTTGCGGATTTTTTCAAGAGCTGCATTCGGGCTTCCAAAATTTTTTGTTCGTCAAAGCCAAACGCGATTTCCTATTCGATGGACATTCAGCCGGAAACTGTGATTCTTGCGGACATGAGAATTGTGGAGCTTTTCTTTATATCGTTTTTGAATTCTGTAATTGAAGTTTCTGTTCCGAACACAGAAGTTTCAGTTTCGTTGAAAGGTGATGACGAGAATTTTGTTTTTTCAGTTTCGAATACGATGGATTCACAGACAGTTGAAGAAGCTCTTTCGCGCATGAAAACTGAAAATGAAAAACGCAATTTTGAATTTCTTATGCGCATTGCAAAATTTTACCGCGGAGATTTGTCTGTTTCAAAAAATGACAGCAAGTTTAAATTTTCAGTTGTGTTTGATTTTAAGCGTGTTGAAAATTCAAAAGATTCCAGCGTGATAATAAACAAAACTAGATTTTCTCCGTCAAAGAAAAAAGAGCCAAAAAATTCGGAAAAGAAAAAAGAAATTACGTTGATAAAAACTGGCGAAGAAAAATCAGAGGACTTTATGAAAAAATTGTCTTCAAGAGAAAAACAGATTGCGGAGCTTATAATTTCTGGAAAAAGTGACAAGGATATTGCGGAGGAACTTTTTATAAGTCCCGGAACTGTTGCAAGCCACAACAAAAAAATTTTCAAAAAACTTGACATGCATAGCCGTGTTGAGTTGATGAATAAATTGCGTTAA